A genome region from Populus alba chromosome 5, ASM523922v2, whole genome shotgun sequence includes the following:
- the LOC118061759 gene encoding uncharacterized protein has translation MRTISLEDYLHFFLSHKQFGLSPNFLNQIIRMHGFKKIHKVSQKVLIDAVDKIDLANLSRSTVKEKNEISSCTLMNTEDIVADLNKLDWQECRVTSIQSLIAKSDLQGVAGGGGKKKRKRKRGSSSARGAAATDALSTTTALV, from the exons atgaggaCGATTTCTCTCGAAGATTATCtccatttttttctatctcacaAGCAATTCGGTCTCTCCCCCAATTTCCTCAATCAG ATTATTCGCATGCACGGCTTCAAGAAAATCCATAAAGTCTCTCAG AAGGTGTTGATAGATGCGGTGGATAAAATAGATCTGGCGAATCTGTCACGCTCCACAGTGAAAGAGAAAAACGAAATATCGTCATGCACATTGATGAACACGGAGGACATCGTGGCGGACTTGAACAAGCTCGACTGGCAGGAGTGCCGCGTCACTTCCATCCAATCTCTCATCGCAAAATCAGATCTCCAAGGTGTAGCAGGAGGAGGAggcaagaagaagaggaagaggaagagaggtAGTAGCAGTGCAAGAGGTGCTGCTGCTACTGATGCTCTATCTACTACTACGGCTCTTGTTTGA
- the LOC118061756 gene encoding pentatricopeptide repeat-containing protein At2g42920, chloroplastic, whose amino-acid sequence MIPCCCSLIPSPASISKFISDQPYLYMLEKNCTSMKDLQKIHAQLIKTGLAKDPIAASRVLAFCTSPAGDINYAYLVFTQIRNPNLFVWNTIIRGFSQSSTPHNAISLFIDMMFTSPTTQPQRLTYPSVFKAYAQLGLAHEGAQLHGRVIKLGLENDQFIQNTILYMYVNCGFLGEAQRIFDGATGFDVVTWNTMIIGLAKCGEIDKSRSLFDKMLLRNTVSWNSMISGYVRQGRFFEAMELFSRMQEEGIKPSEFTMVSLLNACACLGALRQGEWIHDYIVKNNFALNSIVITAIIDMYSKCGSIDKALQVFKSAPKKGLSCWNSLILGLAMSGRGDEAVRLFSTLESSNLKPDHVSFIGVLTACSHAGMVDRAKDYFLLMSETYKMKPSIKHYSCMVDVLGRAGLLEEAEELIRSMPANPDAIIWGSLLSSCREYGNIEMAKRAAKRVKELDPNESSSFVLLSNVYAAHNHFEEAIEQRLSLKEKQMEKEPGCSLIEVNGEVHEFVAGGRLHPRSKDIYHALDDLGLALKEMG is encoded by the coding sequence ATGATACCATGTTGTTGCTCCCTAATTCCATCACCGGCTTCCATATCCAAATTCATCTCAGACCAGCCTTACCTCTACATGCTAGAAAAAAATTGCACTTCAATGAAAGACCTTCAAAAAATCCATGCCCAACTCATAAAAACTGGCCTAGCGAAAGACCCCATTGCTGCTAGCCGTGTTCTGGCCTTCTGTACCTCTCCTGCAGGTGACATCAACTATGCCTACTTAGTCTTCACACAAATACGAAACCCAAACCTTTTTGTATGGAACACTATTATCAGAGGCTtctctcaaagctcaactccaCACAATgcaatctctttatttattgACATGATGTTCACTTCCCCAACTACTCAACCTCAAAGGCTGACTTATCCTTCAGTTTTCAAGGCTTATGCTCAACTTGGTCTAGCCCACGAAGGTGCTCAGCTTCATGGCAGAGTGATAAAACTGGGACTTGAAAATGATCAGTTTATACAAAATACAATCTTGTATATGTATGTAAATTGTGGGTTTTTGGGTGAAGCTCAGAGAATTTTTGATGGAGCTACGGGATTTGATGTTGTTACATGGAATACGATGATCATAGGGCTTGCTAAATGTGGAGAGATTGATAAGTCCAGGAGTTTGTTTGATAAGATGTTGTTGAGGAATACAGTGTCATGGAATTCTATGATTAGTGGGTATGTGAGGCAAGGCAGGTTCTTTGAGGCAATGGAGCTCTTTAGCAGAATGCAAGAGGAGGGGATTAAGCCTAGTGAATTTACAATGGTGAGCTTGTTAAATGCTTGTGCTTGCTTAGGAGCACTGAGACAGGGAGAATGGATTCATGATTATATAGTGAAGAACAATTTTGCATTGAACTCTATTGTTATTACAGCGATTATAGACATGTATTCCAAGTGTGGAAGCATAGATAAGGCTCTTCAAGTGTTCAAGAGTGCCCCCAAGAAAGGATTATCTTGCTGGAACTCCCTAATTTTAGGCCTAGCTATGAGTGGCCGTGGGGATGAAGCAGTCCGATTATTTTCAACGCTCGAGTCTTCAAATCTCAAACCGGATCATGTTAGTTTTATAGGAGTCCTGACAGCTTGTAGTCACGCTGGGATGGTGGACAGGGCAAAGGACTATTTCTTGTTAATGTCAGAAACATACAAGATGAAGCCATCGATAAAACATTATAGCTGCATGGTTGATGTTCTAGGCAGAGCAGGACTCCTCGAAGAGGCAGAAGAGCTAATAAGAAGCATGCCAGCAAACCCAGATGCCATTATATGGGGGTCTTTGCTCTCCTCCTGCAGGGAGTACGGAAACATTGAGATGGCAAAACGAGCGGCGAAGCGTGTAAAGGAGTTGGATCCAAATGAGAGCTCAAGTTTTGTACTTCTGTCGAACGTTTATGCTGCTCATAATCATTTTGAAGAAGCAATTGAGCAAAGGCTCTCTTTGAAGGAGAAGCAGATGGAGAAAGAGCCTGGATGTAGTTTGATTGAAGTGAATGGCGAGGTTCATGAATTTGTTGCCGGGGGACGGCTGCATCCAAGATCCAAAGATATCTACCATGCGTTGGATGATCTGGGATTGGCGTTAAAGGAGATGGGATAG
- the LOC118061757 gene encoding AT-hook motif nuclear-localized protein 16 has translation MAGYSERIMERNHESEKGHDRRPNMEAMLMASKLPKAVPPISSARGVETLRRPRGRPAGSKNKPKPPIIVTRESANALRAHAMEVSSGCDVCESLANFARRKQRGISVLSGSGCVTNVTLRQPASSGAIVTLHGRFEILSLLGSVLPPPAPQGITGLTIYLAGAQGQVVGGVVVGGLIASGPVVIMAASFMNASFDRLPLDEDGITAAVQNQHYQNGRRHHLDIPDLYGMPQKLLTNGAVTPEIYSWAPERTMSKS, from the coding sequence ATGGCTGGATATTCTGAGAGAATCATGGAACGAAACCATGAATCGGAGAAGGGTCATGACCGCAGACCGAACATGGAGGCCATGCTTATGGCTTCAAAGTTGCCGAAGGCAGTGCCGCCTATTTCTTCGGCACGCGGGGTTGAAACTCTCAGGCGTCCACGTGGAAGGCCAGCTGGCTCCAAAAATAAGCCAAAACCTCCTATTATTGTTACTCGAGAGAGTGCTAACGCACTCCGAGCCCATGCAATGGAGGTGAGCTCCGGCTGCGATGTGTGTGAGAGTTTGGCCAACTTTGCAAGAAGGAAGCAGCGTGGAATATCAGTGCTTAGTGGGAGCGGTTGTGTAACCAATGTGACCCTAAGACAACCAGCCTCGTCGGGGGCCATCGTGACCCTTCATGGGCGGTTTGAGATACTCTCACTGCTTGGATCTGTCTTGCCCCCACCTGCTCCACAGGGGATCACTGGACTAACCATCTACCTGGCAGGGGCTCAGGGGCAGGTTGTGGGTGGAGTTGTGGTTGGTGGCCTCATTGCTTCAGGCCCTGTTGTGATCATGGCTGCATCATTCATGAACGCGTCTTTTGATCGTTTGCCGTTGGATGAGGATGGAATCACTGCTGCTGTGCAGAATCAGCATTACCAAAACGGTCGTCGTCACCACCTTGATATCCCGGACTTGTACGGAATGCCACAGAAATTGCTCACCAATGGTGCTGTGACCCCTGAGATCTACTCTTGGGCACCAGAGCGAACCATGTCAAAATCCTAA
- the LOC118061754 gene encoding two-pore potassium channel 3 isoform X2, with translation MDEPLLSRTTAEESSRRPGRELSSSYLDLGQSLRQSTSHLVTNDVIIPIISTPNTSSYVNLIASLNKKKTRLPYRSHSSPSLFTDARETFADSFDPRPGPKSTPLIVRQAFVGVFLYVLVVVLIFLVSGRFRGTATFKPVDALYFTVVTLCTIGYGDIVPDTTFTKLFTCGFILVGFGFIDILLNGLVTYICDKQEAVLLSTMDGSTPTTMVQAYMIDKAKGRMRIRTKVVLASAVVIVCIAVGTITVHYLEKLDWVDSFYLAVTSVTTVGYGDYAFTTVTGRCFAIIWLLVSTLAVARAFLYLAELRIDRRNRRIAKWVLQKKMTLGDLVAADLDNDGSISCGQPG, from the exons ATGGATGAGCCTCTTCTCTCAAGAACAACAGCAGAAGAGTCCAGCAGGCGACCGGGAAGAGAACTCTCCTCTAGCTACCTTGATCTTGGCCAGTCCCTACGTCAATCGACGTCACACCTTGTCACTAATGATGTGATTATCCCCATCATCTCAACACCAAACACTTCTTCATATGTAAATCTCATTGCCAGtttgaacaaaaagaaaacaagactcCCTTACCGATCTCATTCGTCTCCATCGTTGTTCACAGATGCCAGGGAGACTTTTGCAGATTCTTTCGACCCCAGACCTGGTCCGAAATCAACTCCTTTGATTGTTCGGCAGGCTTTTGTCGGCGTATTCTTGTATGTATTGGTTGTTGTGTTGATATTCCTTGTCAGTGGCCGCTTCAGGGGAACCGCAACATTCAAGCCAGTAGATGCCTTGTACTTCACGGTGGTTACACTCTGCACCATCGGCTACGGTGATATCGTCCCAGATACAACTTTTACCAAGCTGTTTACTTGTGGTTTTATCCTGGTTGGTTTTGGTTTCATCGATATTTTGTTAAATGGATTGGTCACGTATATTTGCGACAAGCAAGAAGCCGTTCTGCTAAGCACCATGGATGGGAGCACGCCCACCACCATGGTTCAAGCTTATATGATAGACAAGGCTAAAGGAAGAATGAGAATCAGAACGAAAGTGGTCTTGGCTTCGGCGGTGGTCATTGTCTGCATTGCCGTAGGAACTATTACAGTGCACTACCTGGAGAAGTTGGATTGGGTTGATAGTTTCTATCTGGCTGTTACATCTGTGACAACCGTAGGCTATGGGGATTACGCTTTCACAACCGTAACTGGAAGATGTTTCGCCATTATTTGGCTATTAGTTAGCACACTGGCGGTTGCCAGGGCTTTTTTGTACCTGGCTGAGCTCAGGATTGACAGGAGGAATCGCCGGATTGCAAAATGGGTTCTTCAGAAAAAGATGACACTGGGCGATTTAGTAGCTGCAGACCTCGATAATGACGGATCCATCAG TTGCGGGCAACCAGGATAG
- the LOC118061754 gene encoding two pore potassium channel c isoform X1 — protein sequence MDEPLLSRTTAEESSRRPGRELSSSYLDLGQSLRQSTSHLVTNDVIIPIISTPNTSSYVNLIASLNKKKTRLPYRSHSSPSLFTDARETFADSFDPRPGPKSTPLIVRQAFVGVFLYVLVVVLIFLVSGRFRGTATFKPVDALYFTVVTLCTIGYGDIVPDTTFTKLFTCGFILVGFGFIDILLNGLVTYICDKQEAVLLSTMDGSTPTTMVQAYMIDKAKGRMRIRTKVVLASAVVIVCIAVGTITVHYLEKLDWVDSFYLAVTSVTTVGYGDYAFTTVTGRCFAIIWLLVSTLAVARAFLYLAELRIDRRNRRIAKWVLQKKMTLGDLVAADLDNDGSISKSEFVIYKLKEMGKISEKDIQQICNQFDSLDSTNCGKITLADLM from the exons ATGGATGAGCCTCTTCTCTCAAGAACAACAGCAGAAGAGTCCAGCAGGCGACCGGGAAGAGAACTCTCCTCTAGCTACCTTGATCTTGGCCAGTCCCTACGTCAATCGACGTCACACCTTGTCACTAATGATGTGATTATCCCCATCATCTCAACACCAAACACTTCTTCATATGTAAATCTCATTGCCAGtttgaacaaaaagaaaacaagactcCCTTACCGATCTCATTCGTCTCCATCGTTGTTCACAGATGCCAGGGAGACTTTTGCAGATTCTTTCGACCCCAGACCTGGTCCGAAATCAACTCCTTTGATTGTTCGGCAGGCTTTTGTCGGCGTATTCTTGTATGTATTGGTTGTTGTGTTGATATTCCTTGTCAGTGGCCGCTTCAGGGGAACCGCAACATTCAAGCCAGTAGATGCCTTGTACTTCACGGTGGTTACACTCTGCACCATCGGCTACGGTGATATCGTCCCAGATACAACTTTTACCAAGCTGTTTACTTGTGGTTTTATCCTGGTTGGTTTTGGTTTCATCGATATTTTGTTAAATGGATTGGTCACGTATATTTGCGACAAGCAAGAAGCCGTTCTGCTAAGCACCATGGATGGGAGCACGCCCACCACCATGGTTCAAGCTTATATGATAGACAAGGCTAAAGGAAGAATGAGAATCAGAACGAAAGTGGTCTTGGCTTCGGCGGTGGTCATTGTCTGCATTGCCGTAGGAACTATTACAGTGCACTACCTGGAGAAGTTGGATTGGGTTGATAGTTTCTATCTGGCTGTTACATCTGTGACAACCGTAGGCTATGGGGATTACGCTTTCACAACCGTAACTGGAAGATGTTTCGCCATTATTTGGCTATTAGTTAGCACACTGGCGGTTGCCAGGGCTTTTTTGTACCTGGCTGAGCTCAGGATTGACAGGAGGAATCGCCGGATTGCAAAATGGGTTCTTCAGAAAAAGATGACACTGGGCGATTTAGTAGCTGCAGACCTCGATAATGACGGATCCATCAG CAAATCTGAATTTGTAATATACAAGCTTAAGGAGATGGGGAAAATATCAGAGAAAGACATCCAGCAGATCTGCAACCAATTTGATTCATTAGATAGTACCAACTGTGGCAAAATCACTCTTGCCGATCTCATGTAA
- the LOC118061755 gene encoding uncharacterized protein, protein MICHGHGGGAMVVLCRPVLKRPMCLSSNTDQLRTQLDQLHAEAESTRAKANSARLRLMRLSEAAEKLKRQAAVSVISGKENDARELLFQKKKVMQAIGKSKNRIELLDQLSSKLNQVISVKENQLIGNVAFDVEVEAKDDSSPVRIVSPKLGVTDSSSDDVLEFSDGQDLQSCANGETNPPVDEEVGFLGRDICNDSNEESIIRGLKDVSSYEDFLEHLDVKLNKIESELVTILNVSALVLNDNEKPNNFKVQQTIELLESVRAIRQKISGIMRKKVEIS, encoded by the exons ATGATATGTCACGGTCACGGTGGTGGTGCTATGGTAGTGCTTTGCAGGCCTGTATTGAAGAGGCCTATGTGCTTGTCCTCCAACACGGACCAGCTTCGCACCCAACTCGATCAGCTTCATGCTGAGGCCGAAAGCACCAGAGCCAAAG CAAATAGTGCAAGATTGAGACTTATGAGATTATCAGAGGCAGCAGAGAAACTAAAACGACAGGCTGCTGTTAGTGTTATTtctggaaaagaaaatgatgcgAGAGAATTGctttttcaaaagaagaaagTTATGCAGGCTATTGGAAAGTCAAAAAACCGAATTGAGTTGCTTGATCAGCTCTCCTCTAAGCTTAATCAG GTAATTTCTGTAAAAGAAAACCAGCTAATAGGGAATGTGGCTTTCGATGTTGAAGTTGAGGCGAAAGATGATTCGAGTCCGGTTCGAATTGTATCTCCTAAGCTGGGAGTTACAGACTCCAGCTCTGATGATGTCCTGGAATTTAGTGATGGTCAAGACTTGCAGTCATGTGCCAATGGAGAAACAAACCCGCCGGTTGATGAGGAAGTGGGATTCCTCGGCCGGGACATCTGTAATGATTCTAATGAAGAGAGCATAATCAGGGGTTTGAAGGATGTATCATCGTACGAGGACTTCTTGGAACATTTGGATGTGAAgcttaataaaattgaatcagAGCTTGTCACCATTTTGAATGTCTCAGCCTTGGTACTGAATGATAATGAGAAgcctaataattttaaagtgcaGCAAACGATAGAGCTTCTTGAGAGTGTCCGTGCTATTCGGCAGAA AATCTCAGGGATAATGCGGAAGAAGGTGGAGATCAGTTGA
- the LOC118061753 gene encoding WRKY transcription factor 71, with the protein MSNEKEDPYHYDPFHYNIQQGANRPVSVFPFFNDNLSMYNQQAPTQNLQGFSDPSFMSFTDCLHGSMDHYNTLSRALDVSCSSSEVISPVDQDGSRKIGAGESAATNQYTPSTPNSSVSNSSSNDGATEEDPGKIKKHKQPKESTEDGDIDGDAKKVSKTKKKEKRQKEPRFAFLTKSEIDHLEDGYRWRKYGQKAVKNSPYPRSYYRCTTQKCMVKKRVERSFQDPSIVITTYEGQHNHHCPATLRGNAAGMLSPSLLASTSIGQSFPQDFLTRLLPPSNQGDQTSIFYQNHDPQHQHQHQHQLYAPDYGLLQDLVPSFIHKKQP; encoded by the exons ATGTCAAATGAAAAGGAGGATCCATACCATTATGACCCCTTTCACTACAATATTCAGCAAGGAGCCAACCGGCCGGTGTCGGTGTTTCCATTCTTCAATGACAATCTCTCCATGTACAATCAACAAGCACCCACACAAAACTTGCAGGGGTTTAGTGATCCCTCATTTATGAGCTTCACTGACTGTTTACATGGCTCCATGGATCACTATAACACCTTATCAAGAGCCCTCGACGTGTCTTGCTCGTCATCCGAGGTAATTAGTCCCGTTGATCAAGATGGTTCAAGGAAAATTGGTGCTGGAGAGTCAGCAGCTACAAATCAATACACTCCATCCACACCAAATTCCTCCGTATCCAATTCTTCTTCTAATGATGGAGCAACCGAAGAAGACCCTGGGAAGATCAAGAAACATAAGCAGCCAAAAGAGAGCACTGAAGATGGGGATATCGATGGGGATGCTAAGAAAGT GAGCAAGacaaaaaagaaggagaaacgCCAAAAGGAGCCACGGTTTGCCTTCTTGACCAAGAGTGAAATTGATCACCTTGAAGATGGATACAGGTGGAGAAAGTACGGTCAGAAGGCAGTGAAGAATAGCCCTTATCCAAG GAGTTATTACAGATGCACCACTCAAAAATGCATGGTTAAGAAGCGTGTGGAAAGATCATTCCAAGACCCGTCGATTGTCATCACCACGTATGAAGGACAGCATAACCATCACTGTCCAGCAACTCTTCGAGGTAATGCTGCTGGAATGCTATCACCATCCCTTCTGGCATCCACATCGATAGGGCAGAGCTTTCCTCAGGATTTCCTGACTCGCTTGCTTCCACCAAGTAACCAAGGCGACCAAACTTCGATTTTCTATCAAAACCATGATCcacagcaccagcaccagcaccagcaccagctcTATGCTCCGGATTACGGCCTCTTGCAAGATTTAGTTCCCTCCTTCATCCACAAGAAACAGCCTTGA